From a region of the Salvelinus alpinus chromosome 2, SLU_Salpinus.1, whole genome shotgun sequence genome:
- the LOC139567574 gene encoding rho GDP-dissociation inhibitor 1-like, whose translation MAEDDLTPEQLAAIAAENDVGETVNYKPPAQKTLQEIQELDQDDESLRKYKEVLLGAGAAAVADPSVPNVQVTRLTLMCETAPNPLTLDLQGDLEAFKKQSFILKEGVEYRIKISFKVNKEIVSGLKYVQQTHRKGVRIDKSDYMVGSYGPRPNEYDFLTPLEEAPKGMLARGTYNIKSKFTDDDKHDHLSWEWNLNIKKDWKD comes from the exons ATGGCTGAGGACGATTTGACTCCGGAGCAGCTAGCAGCCATCGCTGCGGAAAACGATGTGGGCGAGACGGTCAACTACAAGCCCCCGGCCCAGAAGACCCTGCAGGAGATCCAGGAGCTGGACCAGGATGACGAGAGCCTCCGGAAGTACAAGGAGGTTCTGCTAGGAGCCggcgctgctgctgtcgctg ATCCCAGTGTTCCCAACGTCCAGGTGACACGGTTGACACTGATGTGTGAGACTGCCCCGAACCCACTGACCCTGGACCTGCAAG GAGATCTGGAGGCCTTTAAGAAGCAGTCCTTTATCCTGAAGGAGGGAGTGGAGTACAGAATAAAGATCAGCTTCAAA GTGAACAAGGAGATTGTTTCGGGACTCAAGTATGTCCAGCAGACCCACAGGAAAGGAGTGAGAA ttgACAAGTCAGACTACATGGTGGGGAGCTATGGGCCGAGGCCGAACGAGTACGACTTCCTGACCCCGCTGGAGGAGGCTCCTAAAGGCATGCTGGCCCGCGGCACCTACAACATCAAGTCCAAGTTCACCGACGACGATAAGCACGACCACCTTTCCTGGGAGTGGAACCTCAACATCAAGAAAGACTGGAAAGACTAA